The following are encoded in a window of Rubellicoccus peritrichatus genomic DNA:
- a CDS encoding TRAP transporter substrate-binding protein: protein MKQASGFIAGLLVGVLVATVGFALFLRSQKQQSGAGNAQQLVLKLGHGLDTKHPVHMAMEHMKTRLEELSDGSVTIDIYPSGVVGSEVQCIEQLQNGSLAMTKTSAAAMENFIPSMSVFGLPYIFRDGEHYWDVLNSELGQELLQEGEAKYLRGLCYYDAGSRNFYTKDKPILTPEDLKGMKIRVMNSATAIDMVKALGGSPTPIAWGELYSALAQGTVDGAENNPPSFTSNKHYEVSKHFSLDAHTRIPDLLLISTKVWDELSSEVQAWITQAANESSDVQRELWKEKTEEALEQAKAEGVTIYEVDTSLFAEKVAPMYDEVEDPEVKRLLDIIRNTQ, encoded by the coding sequence ATGAAACAGGCTTCAGGATTTATTGCAGGATTACTGGTTGGTGTGCTTGTCGCCACGGTAGGTTTTGCTTTGTTTTTGCGTTCGCAAAAACAGCAGTCTGGTGCTGGTAATGCTCAACAGCTGGTGCTCAAGCTTGGCCATGGGCTGGATACCAAGCATCCAGTCCATATGGCGATGGAGCATATGAAAACACGGTTGGAAGAACTATCCGATGGTTCCGTGACGATCGATATCTATCCCAGCGGTGTCGTGGGCTCGGAGGTACAGTGCATTGAGCAATTGCAGAATGGTTCACTCGCTATGACAAAAACCTCGGCGGCTGCGATGGAGAATTTTATTCCTTCGATGTCGGTTTTTGGTCTGCCTTATATCTTTAGAGATGGAGAACACTATTGGGATGTTCTGAATAGTGAGCTAGGGCAGGAGCTCCTACAGGAGGGGGAAGCTAAGTATCTACGTGGACTATGTTATTATGATGCAGGTAGTCGTAACTTTTACACAAAGGACAAACCGATTCTGACGCCTGAAGATTTGAAGGGCATGAAGATTCGAGTGATGAATAGTGCTACGGCGATCGATATGGTTAAGGCTCTGGGCGGCTCGCCAACACCTATTGCCTGGGGGGAGCTTTATTCTGCCCTTGCGCAGGGGACTGTGGATGGCGCGGAAAACAATCCACCGAGTTTTACTTCCAACAAGCACTACGAAGTTAGCAAACACTTTTCCCTGGATGCGCACACGCGTATTCCTGACTTGTTGTTGATTAGTACAAAAGTGTGGGATGAGTTATCCTCGGAAGTTCAGGCGTGGATTACTCAGGCTGCTAATGAGTCATCGGATGTTCAACGGGAACTTTGGAAAGAGAAGACCGAGGAAGCGCTCGAACAGGCAAAAGCCGAGGGTGTCACTATTTATGAAGTCGATACTTCGCTTTTCGCCGAAAAAGTCGCACCGATGTACGATGAAGTGGAAGACCCTGAAGTGAAGCGTTTATTGGATATTATTCGCAATACACAATGA
- the kduI gene encoding 5-dehydro-4-deoxy-D-glucuronate isomerase: MDVRYTVGTNEYKRMSTRELRDAFLMDLFEDGKLNLLYCEVERSIVGAVVPTGGEIVLEAGKELAADYFCQRREVGVLNIGAKGTVTVDGNVYALDNLDGLYVGRGSRDISFSSLDGSAPARFYLVSYPAHAEYPTALVRMADANALHLGSMEDSNKRTIYQYIHENGVKSCQLVMGFTQMEPGSVWNTMPCHTHERRTEVYMYFGLDEGSRVFHFMGPGNETRHITMANEQAVISPMWSIHSGCGTKSYSFCWAMGGENQRFDDMDHIAIKDLL, encoded by the coding sequence ATGGATGTAAGATACACTGTCGGTACTAATGAATACAAACGTATGTCAACGCGCGAACTGCGTGATGCTTTCCTCATGGATTTATTTGAAGATGGGAAGCTCAACCTCCTCTATTGCGAAGTGGAGCGCAGTATTGTCGGTGCGGTGGTTCCGACGGGTGGAGAGATCGTGCTTGAGGCAGGAAAGGAGCTTGCCGCCGATTATTTCTGTCAGCGCCGTGAGGTTGGTGTTCTGAATATTGGTGCTAAAGGGACAGTCACAGTTGATGGCAATGTTTATGCGCTTGATAACCTTGATGGACTGTATGTCGGTCGTGGCAGTAGGGACATTTCATTCAGTAGTCTGGATGGTTCAGCACCAGCGCGTTTTTATCTGGTCAGTTATCCTGCCCATGCCGAGTATCCGACTGCCTTGGTAAGAATGGCAGATGCGAATGCCTTACACCTTGGCAGCATGGAAGATTCTAATAAACGTACCATCTACCAGTATATTCATGAGAATGGAGTGAAGAGCTGCCAGCTGGTTATGGGCTTTACACAAATGGAGCCGGGTAGTGTTTGGAACACAATGCCATGCCACACACATGAGCGCCGTACGGAAGTTTACATGTACTTCGGGCTCGATGAGGGGTCGCGAGTCTTTCACTTCATGGGGCCAGGTAATGAGACACGTCATATCACGATGGCCAATGAGCAGGCTGTGATCTCGCCAATGTGGTCGATTCATTCGGGATGTGGCACAAAATCTTATTCATTCTGTTGGGCAATGGGTGGAGAGAATCAGCGTTTTGATGACATGGATCACATTGCGATCAAGGATTTGCTATGA
- a CDS encoding DUF4861 family protein — translation MSAIKFIITVTVFSLAFGCQSVADDAATSVADAETYARFVPERKDDFAWENDLIAFRAYGPASRDGAENAGIDCWLKRVPYPIINKWYDESINQGKSYHTDHGEGLDNYHTGASAGCGGTAIWLDGQREPLETFTEWEILKSSPERTVFALTYENEIDGDVYKEVKEITIELGQRLFKANSTFWKNGEPAAGLPIAIGLATHDGKASVSYDQSEGWAACWEILDGSGLGTGVIVNPDEVSEIVVIEPTGKDTGHVAIIAETDSEGQITYYAGYGWEKAGAIKTSAAWENYLKTFL, via the coding sequence ATGAGCGCCATAAAATTCATTATAACCGTCACCGTGTTCTCTTTGGCTTTCGGATGTCAATCAGTAGCGGACGATGCCGCGACTTCTGTTGCTGATGCCGAAACTTATGCTCGTTTTGTCCCCGAACGTAAGGATGATTTCGCCTGGGAAAATGACTTGATTGCTTTTCGAGCCTATGGGCCTGCTTCGCGTGATGGGGCAGAAAATGCAGGAATCGACTGCTGGTTGAAGCGAGTTCCATACCCTATCATCAACAAGTGGTATGATGAATCGATCAATCAGGGAAAAAGCTATCACACCGATCACGGTGAAGGGCTGGATAACTACCATACTGGAGCATCCGCAGGCTGTGGCGGCACCGCAATCTGGCTGGATGGTCAACGTGAACCGCTGGAAACTTTTACGGAATGGGAGATTCTGAAGTCGAGTCCTGAACGAACTGTTTTTGCCCTGACTTACGAGAACGAGATCGACGGCGATGTTTACAAGGAAGTAAAAGAAATCACGATTGAATTAGGACAACGTTTATTTAAAGCGAATTCCACCTTTTGGAAAAACGGTGAACCGGCAGCAGGTCTTCCGATTGCCATCGGTCTTGCGACACATGATGGCAAGGCTTCTGTAAGTTATGATCAGTCCGAGGGATGGGCTGCCTGCTGGGAGATACTTGATGGTTCCGGACTTGGAACTGGAGTGATTGTGAATCCCGACGAAGTCAGCGAAATCGTTGTCATTGAACCAACAGGAAAAGACACGGGCCATGTTGCTATCATTGCGGAGACGGATTCGGAAGGCCAAATTACTTACTATGCCGGTTATGGGTGGGAGAAGGCTGGTGCCATAAAAACATCTGCTGCATGGGAGAACTATTTAAAAACATTTCTGTAA
- a CDS encoding IclR family transcriptional regulator: MNNYSIPNLKNACLAIKRLADEETGLSIAELVEELEVPRTSMLRIVSTLEEEGFLRRSGRKYQLGTTMLAFGLTALKESNIREVARPMLKDLSLATSETSHIAQLAGKQILIMEVCDSPHPVRAASRAGTLADVHCSATGKVLLAYTVSDLADFFDDMTLTRRTANTITTLPDLAKEVEQTRQQGFGVDNEEYTIGVRCLAAPVRNAVNDVVAAIGITASVTTFTQRRIKEISEIVTATAQELSSRLGAS; the protein is encoded by the coding sequence ATGAACAATTACTCCATTCCCAATCTGAAGAATGCCTGCCTTGCGATAAAGCGACTGGCCGACGAGGAAACTGGGCTCAGTATTGCAGAGCTTGTTGAAGAACTTGAAGTTCCCCGGACATCCATGCTGCGCATTGTCAGCACTCTCGAGGAAGAAGGTTTTCTGAGGCGATCCGGGCGCAAATACCAATTGGGAACAACCATGCTGGCATTCGGTTTAACCGCCCTTAAAGAGAGCAACATCCGTGAAGTCGCTCGCCCGATGCTGAAAGACCTGTCTTTGGCCACAAGTGAAACGTCACACATTGCACAACTGGCTGGGAAGCAAATCCTCATCATGGAAGTCTGCGATAGTCCGCATCCGGTTCGAGCAGCATCGAGAGCCGGCACACTGGCGGATGTTCATTGCTCTGCAACAGGCAAGGTACTACTGGCTTACACAGTGTCCGACCTGGCGGACTTCTTCGACGACATGACGCTAACCAGACGAACTGCCAATACAATAACCACCCTGCCCGACCTTGCCAAAGAGGTTGAACAAACACGTCAGCAAGGCTTCGGAGTTGACAATGAGGAATACACGATCGGTGTGCGCTGCCTTGCCGCACCCGTTCGCAATGCAGTCAATGATGTCGTCGCTGCAATCGGTATTACTGCGAGCGTCACAACCTTCACCCAGAGACGCATTAAGGAAATCTCAGAGATAGTTACAGCCACTGCCCAGGAACTTTCCTCGCGTCTGGGCGCTTCCTAA
- a CDS encoding sulfatase, whose protein sequence is MKTPVFFAALILCEAALTNESFAMPEPSNAPNILFIMSDDHTARSIGAYQYDLAEINPTPNLDRLANEGALFSHVYCDNSICCPSRASILTGQHSQSHGVLTLDSKMPHENQRLPNTLGEAGYDTAIIGKWHLKDEPSGYQYYKVLAGHGGQGEYFNPTFYERDKGTYGEELQQSTGHSTDVITDEALAWFERRDTSKPFFLSLHYKAPHDMFENAPRYDSYLEDIDLPYAPGLFDPGNHGSVATRGVDDELRPYIGTSVGRRHQFRAYADIWSDPEANDDEAKKQAYQTYLKKYLRCVKGIDDNVGRVYDYLEANDLLDNTIIVYTSDQGMWLGEHDYQDKRWMYEESMRMPFIMRYPPAIEAGSSVNTLINNTDFAPTLFDFAGIETPEVMHGRSFKPVLLTGKAPEDWRTATYHRYWYQLVHHFNPAHFGLRTQRYKLIFFYGLDHLNPEGRIQTPPGWEFYDLKNDPDEMNNLYGDPEYAQIIAELKDQLKALREEFNETDKNYPHIQEIIDAHWETTEASQAEAARISKQARIDFDAALAAETMNGLKAGAKEL, encoded by the coding sequence ATGAAAACCCCAGTGTTTTTCGCGGCCCTGATCCTATGCGAAGCCGCACTGACAAACGAATCCTTTGCCATGCCAGAACCATCAAACGCACCCAATATTCTTTTCATCATGTCCGACGATCATACGGCCCGAAGCATTGGCGCCTACCAGTATGATCTCGCTGAAATCAACCCCACCCCCAACCTCGACAGGCTGGCCAATGAAGGTGCGCTTTTTTCGCATGTTTATTGCGACAACTCGATCTGCTGCCCAAGCCGCGCTTCCATCCTGACAGGGCAACACAGTCAGTCCCACGGCGTTTTAACCTTGGACAGCAAAATGCCACACGAAAACCAGCGTCTCCCCAACACCCTGGGAGAAGCCGGTTACGACACCGCCATCATCGGCAAATGGCATTTAAAGGACGAACCCAGCGGCTACCAATACTACAAGGTCCTCGCCGGTCACGGAGGTCAGGGCGAATACTTCAACCCCACCTTTTACGAGCGGGACAAAGGCACCTATGGCGAAGAGCTTCAACAAAGCACCGGCCACTCCACCGATGTCATCACCGACGAAGCCCTGGCTTGGTTCGAACGTCGTGACACCAGCAAACCGTTTTTCCTCAGCCTTCACTACAAGGCGCCGCATGACATGTTTGAAAATGCGCCGCGCTACGACAGTTACCTGGAAGACATCGATCTGCCCTACGCTCCCGGCTTGTTCGATCCGGGTAATCACGGGTCCGTCGCCACCCGTGGCGTCGATGACGAGCTCCGCCCCTACATCGGCACATCCGTCGGGCGGCGTCATCAATTCCGCGCCTATGCCGACATCTGGAGTGATCCCGAAGCCAACGACGACGAAGCAAAGAAACAAGCCTATCAAACTTACTTGAAAAAATACCTCCGCTGCGTCAAAGGCATCGATGATAACGTCGGGCGCGTTTACGATTATCTTGAGGCAAACGACCTGCTCGACAACACCATCATTGTTTACACGAGCGATCAGGGCATGTGGCTTGGCGAACACGATTATCAGGACAAACGCTGGATGTATGAGGAGTCCATGCGCATGCCCTTCATCATGCGTTACCCACCGGCAATTGAAGCGGGCTCATCAGTCAACACTTTGATCAACAACACCGACTTTGCCCCAACCTTGTTTGACTTTGCTGGCATCGAAACTCCCGAAGTCATGCACGGACGCAGCTTCAAACCCGTCCTCCTGACCGGCAAGGCCCCGGAAGACTGGCGCACGGCCACCTATCATCGTTACTGGTATCAACTGGTCCACCACTTCAACCCAGCGCACTTCGGTCTGCGGACCCAGCGTTATAAATTGATCTTCTTTTACGGGCTAGATCATTTGAACCCCGAAGGCCGCATCCAAACGCCTCCGGGCTGGGAATTCTACGATCTGAAAAACGACCCGGACGAAATGAATAATCTCTACGGTGATCCGGAATATGCGCAGATCATTGCCGAGTTAAAAGATCAACTCAAAGCCCTGCGTGAAGAATTCAATGAGACGGATAAAAACTATCCGCATATCCAGGAAATCATTGACGCTCATTGGGAAACAACCGAAGCCAGCCAGGCCGAGGCCGCCCGTATTTCCAAGCAAGCTCGCATTGATTTCGACGCAGCCCTCGCCGCTGAAACCATGAACGGACTTAAGGCTGGAGCAAAGGAACTTTAG
- the aldA gene encoding aldehyde dehydrogenase: MEETEALTRYKLFINGEWVDASGSETDEVLNPSTDELIGTIQNGDTSDANKAIQAAHVAQKSWAKFPPIERANRLRAFVAEIKKNKGRLTELLVREQGKLLRVAQMEVDVSCTFIEYACEWARSMDGDIVKSDNPNEHIWIHKNPRGVVVAITAWNFPLALACRKIGPALVAGNTIVVKPTSETPLATLELAELAIKAGIPNGVLNIVTGTGSVMGDALVRHPLTRMVTMTGSTPAGQAIIRATADNMAHVQLELGGKAPFIVFPDADLDLAADAALSSRFDNCGQVCTCNERLYLHESIYESFMEKFLPKVQALKVGDPMDSASDMGPKVNAKEVANMEHLVKTSLEEGAKIAHGGKRPEGLEFEKGNWFEPTILTDVTQDMTIVHEESFGPILPVIKFKSFEEVVTYANDCEYGLAAMVCTKDMKTILRLNNELEFGEIYINRGHGEQHQGFHNGYKMSGTGGEDGKYGFEQYLEKKTFYVNFDS, from the coding sequence ATGGAAGAAACTGAAGCCCTCACCCGCTACAAGCTGTTCATCAACGGCGAATGGGTTGATGCATCCGGCAGTGAGACTGACGAAGTCCTTAACCCTTCGACTGACGAGTTGATCGGTACGATCCAAAATGGCGATACCTCCGATGCGAACAAGGCGATCCAGGCTGCGCACGTCGCTCAAAAGAGTTGGGCAAAGTTTCCACCGATCGAACGCGCCAACCGACTCAGAGCATTTGTCGCTGAAATCAAAAAGAACAAAGGCCGACTGACCGAACTACTCGTCCGGGAACAAGGCAAACTCCTGCGTGTCGCTCAAATGGAAGTCGATGTCTCGTGCACCTTCATCGAATATGCCTGCGAATGGGCACGCAGTATGGACGGCGACATTGTCAAGTCCGACAATCCAAACGAACACATCTGGATTCACAAAAACCCACGCGGTGTGGTTGTCGCCATCACGGCCTGGAACTTTCCCCTGGCCCTGGCCTGTCGCAAGATCGGCCCGGCTCTTGTCGCTGGAAACACCATCGTGGTCAAACCCACTTCAGAGACACCACTGGCGACACTCGAACTGGCTGAACTGGCAATCAAAGCCGGCATTCCCAATGGCGTTTTGAACATCGTGACCGGAACCGGCTCTGTCATGGGCGACGCACTCGTCCGCCATCCGCTGACCAGAATGGTTACGATGACCGGAAGCACTCCTGCTGGTCAGGCCATCATACGAGCAACCGCCGACAACATGGCGCATGTGCAGCTCGAACTCGGAGGCAAGGCTCCGTTCATAGTTTTTCCCGACGCTGATCTGGACCTCGCGGCCGACGCCGCACTGTCATCCCGCTTCGACAATTGCGGTCAGGTTTGCACCTGCAACGAGCGCCTTTATCTGCATGAGTCGATTTACGAATCATTCATGGAAAAGTTCCTGCCAAAAGTGCAGGCATTAAAAGTCGGCGACCCGATGGACTCGGCCAGCGACATGGGCCCAAAGGTCAACGCAAAGGAGGTGGCCAACATGGAACACCTGGTCAAAACCAGTCTGGAAGAAGGAGCCAAAATCGCCCATGGCGGCAAACGCCCGGAAGGTCTTGAATTCGAAAAAGGCAACTGGTTTGAGCCTACTATCCTGACTGATGTGACCCAGGACATGACCATAGTCCACGAAGAGTCTTTCGGGCCAATCCTGCCTGTCATCAAGTTCAAAAGTTTTGAAGAAGTCGTCACCTACGCCAATGATTGCGAATACGGGCTGGCCGCCATGGTCTGCACCAAAGACATGAAAACCATCCTGCGCCTGAACAACGAACTGGAGTTTGGTGAAATCTATATCAACCGAGGTCATGGCGAACAACATCAAGGTTTTCACAACGGCTACAAAATGAGTGGCACCGGTGGCGAAGATGGCAAGTACGGCTTTGAACAGTATCTGGAAAAGAAAACCTTTTATGTAAATTTCGATAGCTGA
- a CDS encoding sulfatase-like hydrolase/transferase encodes MDRHIPFFIAVLTAFLQITNITRAADNSQSDSKRPNIIFIITDDQNTNELGYLGGNSLTPNIDSLANGGINFTRSYVSSSVCSPSRYTCLTGQYASRCTLPYFTDQASSEGVTRVLWNIGFSPDQINLPQALQGGGYKTGFVGKWHINGLPGWKTIAKGTDVNDPIVKETLESNQRNFSKGVKTHGFDFAKNIYAGNPDDDQGLKNVGLNKHNQEWLTQAGLEFIEEYKDEPFFLYFSTTLTHVPDTHESLTGDPRRSPVGMLDEPITGVQPSRESVIERCKAAGIPKKNWGATWLDDGVGALMKKLDDLGIAENTLIVYFVDHGMVSTSKGTCYVGGLIAPTVAYWPAKVKPQVCDKMIQNIDFAPTFLQVAGITPPVGMKIDGNSFAPLLWGEPFEGHTSVYSEIGLTRAVTTKDWQYIAFRVPESMQRTVDERMKDHLRLIEDMKKKNQWYEKWTVDPEARYYQMGMGAGGLSFERWQYNNGGAWKPHYFDADQLYDLKTDPLQSTNLAGDPKYAAKLAEMQKLLKTYLNDLPGTYPGLKPNIN; translated from the coding sequence ATGGACAGACATATCCCATTCTTCATTGCAGTACTAACAGCATTTCTGCAGATCACCAACATCACTCGGGCCGCTGATAACAGTCAATCAGACTCAAAGCGCCCGAACATCATCTTCATCATTACCGATGACCAGAACACGAACGAACTGGGCTATCTGGGAGGCAACTCGCTGACCCCAAACATCGACAGTCTGGCCAACGGAGGCATTAATTTTACCCGTTCTTATGTCTCATCAAGTGTGTGCTCACCGAGTCGCTACACCTGTTTGACCGGCCAATACGCAAGCCGCTGCACCCTGCCCTATTTCACAGATCAGGCGTCGAGCGAAGGTGTTACACGCGTGCTCTGGAACATCGGTTTCTCCCCTGACCAAATCAACCTGCCGCAGGCACTTCAAGGAGGTGGCTATAAAACCGGCTTTGTTGGCAAATGGCACATCAACGGTCTGCCCGGCTGGAAAACAATTGCAAAAGGGACTGACGTCAACGACCCCATCGTGAAAGAAACCCTCGAATCCAATCAAAGGAATTTCAGCAAAGGCGTAAAGACCCACGGTTTTGATTTTGCAAAGAATATTTATGCCGGTAATCCCGACGATGACCAGGGACTGAAGAATGTGGGACTGAACAAACACAATCAGGAGTGGTTAACCCAGGCGGGTCTCGAGTTTATTGAAGAATACAAGGACGAACCTTTCTTCCTCTACTTCTCAACGACCTTAACCCACGTCCCCGACACTCATGAATCACTTACGGGTGACCCTCGCCGCAGTCCAGTCGGTATGCTTGATGAACCAATTACCGGTGTGCAGCCTTCACGTGAATCAGTAATCGAACGTTGTAAAGCTGCCGGCATTCCTAAAAAGAACTGGGGTGCAACCTGGCTTGATGATGGCGTCGGCGCACTGATGAAAAAGCTGGATGATCTCGGGATTGCCGAAAACACACTCATCGTTTACTTCGTCGATCATGGTATGGTCTCCACGAGTAAGGGAACTTGTTATGTAGGTGGCTTGATCGCACCAACAGTAGCCTACTGGCCGGCAAAAGTGAAGCCGCAGGTTTGCGATAAAATGATCCAGAATATTGACTTCGCTCCAACCTTTCTGCAGGTCGCAGGTATCACGCCACCAGTTGGCATGAAGATTGATGGAAACAGCTTTGCTCCGCTGCTGTGGGGGGAACCGTTTGAGGGGCATACTTCTGTTTACTCGGAGATCGGCCTCACTCGTGCCGTAACCACAAAAGACTGGCAATACATCGCTTTTCGCGTTCCAGAAAGCATGCAGCGTACTGTCGATGAGCGCATGAAGGACCACCTCAGGCTGATTGAAGACATGAAGAAAAAGAACCAATGGTATGAGAAGTGGACGGTCGATCCGGAAGCACGCTATTACCAGATGGGAATGGGTGCCGGTGGTCTCAGTTTCGAGCGTTGGCAGTATAACAATGGTGGTGCGTGGAAACCACATTACTTTGATGCCGATCAACTTTATGATTTAAAGACAGACCCACTTCAAAGCACCAACCTGGCAGGCGATCCGAAATATGCAGCCAAGCTGGCCGAGATGCAAAAGCTACTTAAGACCTATCTCAACGACCTCCCCGGCACTTACCCCGGGCTAAAGCCTAACATCAACTAA
- a CDS encoding beta-agarase, whose product MKTVFSILTTSVAIASISTSNAQTNKASEDDADKPVVVNLDPTCVRSIGGITEFNRDQFITIHASPHDGDMLDEDYAYLENELEISYGRDGGHRTGIRNQTEADPDRPDFPDVDSIREHAENYKQHRANGRPIDSRHLREMIHCTHPQWYFASESNTSAPFGPTTMEGAAEFTAQFLKHFWTDENRPKYLEVFNEPFVHKKDIEGATIEGFSEQHVIVARRIKELTPDVLVGGYTAAWAELEHDNFGHWDRWQKKFMDIAGEDMDFFSTHIYDGINVVGEARNRTGSNSEAIIDTIDQYSWLSYGVAKPQVISEYGLIPEGNMGSMPYSPKRSAAMIRSTNAQLMTFMDHPDRLLKTIPFFLGKALWTYNMKGETKPGEANPFLLWRRLADGSFVKTDLVMFYQFWKGVHGEWRCSNSSDPDLRCHFLADGKRLNVIMMNIEDKARKVQLNGLGKLNPTAVTLRTMRTDGEAPVLAESKLKTIPASLDLAPGESALLMIDLSKAITPTKTSEETRNYATSYMHQITASEPIEFDFEDVPTGEGSAILRLSIGREKDKSVHPTVHFNGTQLTVPTDWAGDDQAGRATFFGMIEVPVPMDLISETNTTTISFPDSGGKVASAVLQVNELSPM is encoded by the coding sequence ATGAAAACAGTATTTTCCATCCTGACTACCAGCGTCGCTATAGCCAGCATCAGCACTTCAAATGCTCAAACTAACAAAGCCAGCGAGGACGATGCAGACAAACCTGTTGTGGTTAACCTGGACCCCACATGCGTAAGGTCCATTGGCGGGATAACGGAATTCAATCGCGATCAGTTTATCACGATCCATGCCTCTCCCCACGATGGAGACATGCTGGACGAGGATTATGCGTACCTTGAAAATGAGCTTGAGATATCCTACGGCCGCGATGGTGGCCATCGCACCGGGATTCGTAATCAAACCGAAGCAGATCCCGACCGACCAGACTTTCCTGATGTTGATAGTATTCGTGAGCATGCTGAAAATTATAAACAACATCGCGCAAACGGACGCCCAATCGATTCGCGACATTTGCGTGAGATGATACACTGCACGCACCCTCAATGGTATTTTGCCAGCGAAAGCAACACGTCAGCTCCCTTTGGACCAACGACGATGGAAGGTGCGGCTGAATTCACTGCGCAATTCCTGAAGCACTTTTGGACAGACGAGAATCGCCCCAAGTATCTCGAAGTCTTCAACGAACCTTTTGTCCACAAGAAGGATATCGAAGGTGCGACCATTGAGGGATTCAGTGAACAGCATGTCATCGTGGCGCGCCGCATCAAAGAGCTCACCCCGGATGTTCTTGTCGGTGGTTATACAGCAGCCTGGGCGGAACTGGAACACGACAACTTCGGCCATTGGGATCGTTGGCAGAAAAAGTTCATGGATATTGCCGGCGAAGACATGGATTTCTTTTCCACACATATTTACGACGGCATCAATGTGGTTGGTGAAGCACGCAATCGCACGGGAAGCAACTCAGAGGCGATCATTGATACAATCGATCAATATAGTTGGCTATCCTACGGAGTAGCCAAGCCGCAGGTAATATCAGAGTATGGGTTGATACCAGAAGGGAATATGGGCTCCATGCCATACAGCCCCAAACGATCAGCCGCGATGATTCGGTCAACCAATGCACAGCTGATGACCTTTATGGATCATCCTGACCGACTGCTCAAGACCATCCCTTTCTTTCTCGGCAAGGCACTATGGACTTACAACATGAAAGGAGAAACAAAGCCAGGAGAAGCCAATCCTTTCCTTCTCTGGCGACGTCTCGCAGACGGTAGCTTTGTTAAAACGGACCTTGTGATGTTTTACCAGTTCTGGAAAGGCGTCCATGGTGAATGGCGTTGCAGCAACAGCAGCGATCCTGATCTACGTTGCCATTTCCTCGCTGACGGCAAGCGTTTGAATGTAATCATGATGAACATTGAAGACAAGGCCAGGAAGGTTCAATTGAATGGGCTGGGAAAGCTGAATCCTACTGCAGTGACACTTCGCACAATGCGTACTGATGGTGAAGCACCGGTGTTGGCTGAAAGTAAACTCAAGACGATTCCGGCATCTCTTGATCTTGCTCCGGGAGAAAGTGCTCTCCTCATGATTGATTTATCTAAAGCCATCACTCCAACAAAAACATCAGAAGAAACCCGTAACTACGCAACCAGTTACATGCATCAGATAACTGCCAGCGAGCCCATAGAATTCGACTTTGAAGATGTCCCAACAGGCGAAGGTTCTGCCATTCTTCGACTTAGCATTGGACGTGAGAAAGACAAATCCGTTCATCCCACCGTTCATTTCAATGGCACCCAACTCACGGTCCCCACGGACTGGGCAGGCGACGATCAAGCAGGACGCGCAACCTTCTTCGGCATGATTGAAGTCCCAGTGCCCATGGATCTGATATCAGAGACAAACACCACCACAATAAGTTTCCCGGACAGCGGAGGTAAAGTTGCCAGTGCGGTGCTTCAGGTGAATGAGCTTTCTCCAATGTAA